A part of Liolophura sinensis isolate JHLJ2023 chromosome 1, CUHK_Ljap_v2, whole genome shotgun sequence genomic DNA contains:
- the LOC135477443 gene encoding N-alpha-acetyltransferase 60-like yields the protein MSEPMVFSAQREVQLRFLCPEDIGDVKKLCAEWFPIDYPDTWYEDITSNPKFYSLAATYHSKIIGIIVTEVKAKPKINKEDADILPSQYPATVEVAYILSLGVVNDFRRHGIASLLLDSLLSYLTTSERHHCKAVYLHVLSTNNIAIRFYERRNFRPHSFLPYYYSIGGKPKDGYSYVLYLNGGQPPWSLLDYISHCGSVLAKLHPCALPVHIMRTIQGWLGRMLISSGPTCHKSQS from the exons ATGAGCGAGCCTATGGTGTTCAGCGCTCAGAGAGAGGTACAACTACGCTTTCTCTGTCCGGAAGATATCGGTGATGTGAAGAAGCTGTGTGCAGAGTGGTTTCCTATTGA CTATCCAGACACCTGGTATGAGGATATCACATCTAACCCCAAGTTTTACTCTCTGGCAGCCACGTACCATTCCAAGATTATTGGTATAATAGTGACTGAGGTGAAAGCCAAGCCAAAGATTAACAAAGAG GATGCAGACATATTGCCCAGCCAGTACCCAGCTACGGTGGAGGTGGCCTATATCCTCAGCCTCGGTGTGGTCAATGATTTCCGGAGACATGGCATTG CCTCTCTACTGCTGGACAGCCTACTGTCCTACCTAACCACCTCTGAGAGACACCACTGCAAAGCTGTGTACCTGCACGTCCTGTCAACCAACAACATCGCCATCAGGTTTTACGAGCGCCGTAACTTTCGACctcacagtttcctcccatatTACTACTCTATTGGTGGTAAACCTAAGGATGGCTATTCCTATGTGCTGTACCTGAACGGAGGACAACCTCCATGGTCTTTGCT TGATTACATCAGTCACTGTGGATCTGTCCTGGCCAAGCTGCACCCATGTGCTCTCCCTGTTCATATCATGAGGACCATCCAGGGTTGGCTGGGCCGCATGCTCATCAGCTCAGGGCCCACCTGTCACAAATCCCAGTCATGA